One part of the Enterococcus sp. DIV1094 genome encodes these proteins:
- the glyS gene encoding glycine--tRNA ligase subunit beta, with amino-acid sequence MAKDLLLEIGLEEMPAHVVTPSMKQLEEKAAAFLTANQLTYDAIETFSTPRRLAIKVTNVPERQADSEEEVKGPAKKIALDAEGNWSKAAQGFVRGQGVTTDDITFREIKGVEYVYVTKYTQGKPAIEVLTGLIDVIKSMTFPVTMHWSSFDFEYIRPIHWIVALLGEDVIPFEFLDVKTGRTSRGHRFLGEEVTFAHPGEYEEKLSEQFVIASPQKRREKIMEQATQLSTENDWHIDFDEDLLEEVNNLVEYPTVFAGDFEEKYLSVPEEVLVTSMKEHQRYFDVRNAKGQLLPHFIAVRNGDRVKLDNVVRGNQKVLTARLEDAEFFYNEDKKFPIEHYVNKLKSVTFHEKIGSIYEKMQRVQVIASVIGQSVGLSSEELSDLQRAGEIYKFDLVTNMVGEFPELQGIMGEKYALLHGENPAVATAIREHYLPIASEGELPETAVGAVLAIADKLDSIFSFFTVGMIPSGSNDPYALRRQAYGIVRIIEEKQWAFPLAQLQQEVNDAINENQERFGLAFVQGNDVIDFIKGRLRQRLVTKAIRHDVIDAVLNAKESNLTTVFAAARLLKERLQDENFKPSMEALTRVMNLAKKAEGTTVEVDPSLFENEAEKALYAAVEEVKAQFAERTLKENYDQLVSLRPVIDQYFDQTMVMVEDEAVRNNRLAQLQQIADMALSIASLDQIITK; translated from the coding sequence ATGGCAAAAGACTTATTATTAGAAATCGGCTTGGAAGAAATGCCCGCGCATGTAGTGACACCGAGCATGAAACAATTAGAAGAAAAAGCAGCAGCTTTTTTAACAGCCAATCAATTGACTTACGATGCAATTGAGACATTCTCTACACCACGTCGTTTGGCGATCAAAGTAACAAACGTACCCGAACGTCAAGCGGATAGTGAAGAAGAAGTAAAAGGACCTGCGAAAAAAATTGCTTTAGACGCAGAAGGTAACTGGTCTAAAGCAGCGCAAGGATTTGTTCGTGGACAAGGAGTGACAACAGACGATATCACTTTCCGAGAAATCAAAGGCGTAGAATACGTTTATGTCACGAAATATACACAAGGAAAACCAGCCATCGAAGTCTTAACAGGACTGATCGATGTCATTAAAAGCATGACATTCCCTGTCACGATGCACTGGTCGTCATTTGACTTTGAATACATCCGCCCAATTCACTGGATCGTGGCACTGTTAGGAGAAGATGTGATCCCGTTTGAATTTTTAGATGTGAAAACTGGACGTACTTCTCGTGGGCATCGTTTCTTAGGAGAAGAAGTTACATTTGCCCATCCAGGGGAGTATGAAGAAAAACTATCTGAGCAATTTGTGATTGCCTCTCCACAAAAGAGAAGAGAAAAGATCATGGAACAAGCCACTCAATTATCAACAGAAAATGACTGGCATATTGATTTTGATGAAGACCTACTTGAAGAAGTCAATAATCTAGTGGAGTATCCAACAGTCTTTGCTGGTGACTTTGAAGAAAAATATTTGTCTGTGCCTGAAGAAGTTCTTGTGACTTCAATGAAGGAACATCAACGCTATTTTGATGTGCGAAATGCGAAAGGACAACTATTGCCACACTTTATCGCTGTACGAAACGGCGATCGTGTGAAGTTAGATAACGTTGTTCGTGGGAATCAAAAAGTATTGACTGCTCGTTTAGAAGATGCGGAATTCTTTTACAATGAAGATAAAAAATTCCCGATCGAACACTATGTCAATAAATTGAAATCAGTCACTTTCCATGAAAAAATCGGTAGCATTTATGAAAAAATGCAACGTGTACAAGTGATTGCATCAGTGATTGGTCAATCAGTCGGTTTATCTTCAGAAGAACTTTCTGACTTACAACGTGCAGGAGAAATCTACAAGTTTGACCTAGTCACGAACATGGTTGGCGAATTCCCAGAACTTCAAGGGATCATGGGTGAGAAATATGCGTTGTTGCACGGAGAAAATCCAGCAGTTGCGACAGCGATCCGCGAACACTACTTGCCGATCGCTAGTGAAGGTGAACTACCAGAAACAGCTGTTGGTGCAGTCTTAGCGATTGCGGATAAACTAGATAGTATTTTCTCTTTCTTCACTGTAGGAATGATACCAAGCGGATCAAACGATCCATACGCATTACGTCGTCAAGCCTATGGTATCGTTCGAATCATTGAAGAAAAACAATGGGCGTTCCCATTGGCACAATTACAACAAGAAGTAAATGATGCAATCAATGAAAACCAAGAGCGTTTTGGTTTAGCATTTGTTCAAGGAAATGATGTCATCGACTTTATCAAAGGTCGTTTGCGCCAACGTTTGGTAACAAAAGCTATCCGTCATGATGTGATCGATGCTGTCTTGAATGCAAAAGAAAGCAATTTGACTACAGTATTTGCAGCAGCACGTCTATTGAAAGAACGTCTACAAGATGAAAACTTCAAACCATCAATGGAAGCTTTGACACGTGTGATGAATCTAGCGAAAAAAGCGGAAGGCACGACAGTTGAAGTAGATCCAAGCTTATTTGAAAATGAAGCAGAAAAAGCATTGTATGCAGCGGTCGAAGAAGTGAAAGCTCAGTTTGCTGAACGGACACTCAAAGAGAATTATGACCAATTAGTTAGCTTGAGACCAGTTATCGATCAGTATTTCGATCAAACGATGGTAATGGTCGAAGATGAAGCTGTCCGCAACAATCGTCTAGCGCAATTACAACAAATTGCTGATATGGCATTGAGTATTGCAAGTCTAGATCAAATCATTACAAAGTAA